From the genome of Solidesulfovibrio carbinolicus, one region includes:
- a CDS encoding chemotaxis protein has protein sequence MAQSDILLEAGTNELEIIEFFIDEGPERGVTNYGVNVAKVLEVIESPGLEPLPGAPHPCFMGAIPLRDIVLPVLDLAVWLGLPRARRPHEIILVTRFNSRTTGFLATGVTNIHRFHWRDVEPPHQAISSLGANAVTGLVRHEGRFILLLDLEKIIFELDAGLPQDDDAPPPSAKRLRALVAEDSGVMRHMIRERLEAANFEIVLAGDGQQALGLLLNPEGVRPDIVISDIEMPRLDGYTLTRRIRETPALARLPVILFSSLITDELRHKGLSVGADEQISKPQFGDLARLAMDLIEKRRTLAD, from the coding sequence ATGGCCCAGTCCGATATTTTGCTCGAAGCCGGAACCAACGAACTCGAAATCATCGAATTTTTCATTGACGAAGGCCCCGAGCGCGGCGTCACCAACTACGGCGTCAACGTGGCCAAGGTGCTGGAAGTCATCGAATCGCCGGGCCTGGAACCGCTTCCCGGCGCGCCGCATCCCTGCTTCATGGGGGCCATTCCGCTGCGCGACATCGTGCTGCCGGTGCTGGATCTGGCCGTGTGGCTGGGGCTGCCCCGGGCGCGCCGTCCCCACGAGATCATTCTGGTCACCCGCTTCAACAGCCGCACCACCGGCTTTCTGGCCACCGGCGTCACCAACATCCACCGCTTCCACTGGCGCGACGTGGAACCGCCCCATCAGGCCATTTCCTCCCTGGGCGCCAACGCCGTCACGGGTCTGGTGCGCCACGAAGGCCGCTTCATCCTGCTTTTGGACCTTGAAAAGATCATCTTCGAGCTCGACGCCGGCCTGCCCCAGGATGACGACGCCCCGCCGCCCTCGGCAAAACGCCTGCGGGCCCTGGTGGCCGAGGATTCAGGCGTCATGCGCCACATGATCCGGGAACGCCTGGAAGCCGCCAATTTCGAGATCGTGCTGGCCGGCGACGGCCAACAGGCCCTGGGCCTGCTCCTGAACCCTGAGGGCGTGCGCCCGGACATCGTCATCTCGGACATCGAAATGCCGCGCCTGGACGGCTATACCCTGACCCGGCGCATCCGCGAGACCCCGGCCCTGGCCCGGCTGCCGGTCATCCTGTTCTCCTCGCTTATTACCGACGAGCTGCGCCACAAGGGGCTGTCGGTGGGGGCCGACGAACAGATCTCCAAGCCCCAGTTCGGCGACCTGGCCCGACTGGCCATGGATTTGATCGAAAAGCGCCGCACCCTGGCCGACTAG